One Armatimonadota bacterium genomic window, TTGGCACCACGCCCCGGACCTCGGCGGGCAGGTCGATTCCGGTATCGGCCCCAAGCCCAGCCTTGAGAGCGGTTTGCTGGAGGACCTCCGGGCCGTTCTTCATAGCCCAGTTGCCGAAGAACGTGTTGCAGGAGCGTGCGAACGCGTCGAAGTAGCTGATGGAACCGTGGACCCCAAGGCATTTGGGCTTGGCTTTTCCAACTTCAATGTAGCCGGGGCAATACTCGCGGCGGCTCTCACTAAAGACCCCCGAAGCGACCGAAGCCAGCGTGTTGACAACCTTAAACGTGGAACCGGGCGCATAGCTGGAGACGACCGCGCGATTGATGAGGGGGTGGTCCTCATCGTTGAGGAGCATGTCCCAGTCGGTCTTCGAGATGCCGCCTGCGAAGAGTGCGGCATCGTAAGTCGGAGCACTGGCAAGACAGAGCACTTCACCGTTGCTGGGGTCCACCGCCACGGCAGCCCCCTTTTTACCCCTCAAAAGCTCATTCGCCAGCCGCTGCAGCCGGGCGTCGAGGGCGAGGGTAAGCCTGCTCCCTGGAACCGCGTTGTCACGCCCTACGACCTTGATTGGCCGGCCCCGCGAGTCCACTTCCATGGTCTCTTTGCCTGGCTTTCCCATCAACTCAGACTCGTATTGGCGCTCGAAGCCATCCTTGCCCACATAATCTGCCGGTTCGATCCCTAGAGATTCCAACCGCTCGACGTCCCGGTCGTTCGGTGTCCACACACGCCCGAGGACGTGGGTGAAGTTCACGGTGTCGGGATAGACCCTCATCGGCTGGGATTCAACGCCGATGCCCGGAAGCAAGTCTCCGGCCTCCGCAACCCGGGTGGCGATCTCGATCGGTACGCCCACGAGGATGGTGGCCGGAAGGTAGGGCCGCCAGTTGGCGTCCGAGACTTTGTCCCAAAACTTCTTTTCAGGCTGGCCCGTGAGCCTGGCGAGCTTGGCGATCACCCACTTGTTCTTGTTGACGATCTTGGGGATGGCGGTCAGAACGATTTCCGATTTCACCCCCGCCAGGAGCTCGCCGTTGCGGTCGAAGATGAGGCCCCGAGGCGCCAATTTGGAGACCGAGGTCCGTCGCTGCGACTCAGTTTGCTGAACGATCTCTTCAGAACGGGCAACCTGGAGATACCAAAGGCGAAGCAGAAAGACCAGGAACGCCGCGCCTACCCCGCCGAGGTACATGGCGTGCCTGGCGTCCCATTCGGGTTCTGGGGGG contains:
- the mrdA gene encoding penicillin-binding protein 2 encodes the protein PPEPEWDARHAMYLGGVGAAFLVFLLRLWYLQVARSEEIVQQTESQRRTSVSKLAPRGLIFDRNGELLAGVKSEIVLTAIPKIVNKNKWVIAKLARLTGQPEKKFWDKVSDANWRPYLPATILVGVPIEIATRVAEAGDLLPGIGVESQPMRVYPDTVNFTHVLGRVWTPNDRDVERLESLGIEPADYVGKDGFERQYESELMGKPGKETMEVDSRGRPIKVVGRDNAVPGSRLTLALDARLQRLANELLRGKKGAAVAVDPSNGEVLCLASAPTYDAALFAGGISKTDWDMLLNDEDHPLINRAVVSSYAPGSTFKVVNTLASVASGVFSESRREYCPGYIEVGKAKPKCLGVHGSISYFDAFARSCNTFFGNWAMKNGPEVLQQTALKAGLGADTGIDLPAEVRGVVPTADYYANLRNPKKWYLGDTVNLGIGQGEMSATPIQMACLASLVANGGFSYRPHLLKTAQSHLPDKRAKAFEPQVLARVDGPEWVWRDLRRAMVGVIDHGTAVVARIPGIRWGGKTGSAEHRKGSQTHSWFIGFAPAENPKIAIAVLVEAAGHGSTVAAPIARDLVKLYLTQPPKPAAASSNPAASDSAASDRRKSPEAR